The following coding sequences are from one Panthera leo isolate Ple1 chromosome E1, P.leo_Ple1_pat1.1, whole genome shotgun sequence window:
- the GOSR2 gene encoding Golgi SNAP receptor complex member 2 isoform X1, translating to MEPLYQQTHKQVHEIQSHMGRLETADKQSLHLVENEIQASIDQIFSHLERLEILSSKEPPNKRQNAKLRVDQLKYDVQHLQTALRNFQHRRYAREQQERQREELLSRTFTTNDSDTTIPMDSSLHFNSSLQKIHHGMDDLIGGGHSILDGLRAQRLTLKGTQKKILDIANMLGLSNTVMRLTEKRAFQDKYFMIGGMLLTCVVMFLVVQYLT from the exons ATGGAGCCGCTGTACCAGCAAACGCACAA GCAGGTCCACGAGATCCAGTCTCACATGGGACGCCTGGAGACAGCGgacaagcagtctctgcact TAGTAGAAAACGAAATCCAAGCAAGCATTGACCAGATATTCAGCCATCTAGAACGTCTGGAGATTCTGTCCAGCAAGGAGCCCCCGAACAAAAGACAGAATGCCAAACT TCGTGTTGACCAGTTAAAGTATGATGTCCAGCACCTGCAGACTGCTCTCAGAAACTTCCAGCATCGGCGATACGCAAGGGAGCAGCAGGAGAGACAGCGAGAGGAACTTCTGTCTCGAACCTTCACCACTAAC GACTCTGACACGACCATCCCAATGGATAGCTCGCTGCATTTCAACTCCTCCCTCCAGAAAATTCACCATGGCATGGATGACCTCATCGGAGGCGGGCACAGTATTCTGGACGGACTGAGGGCCCAGAGACTGACCTTGAAG GGGACTCAGAAGAAGATCCTTGACATTGCCAACATGCTGGGCTTGTCCAACACCGTGATGCGGCTCACTGAGAAGCGGGCTTTCCAGGACAAGTACTTCATGATCGGTGGCATGCTTCTCACCTGTGTGGTCATGTTCCTCGTGGTGCAGTACCTGACATGA
- the GOSR2 gene encoding Golgi SNAP receptor complex member 2 isoform X2, with the protein MEPLYQQTHKQVHEIQSHMGRLETADKQSLHLENEIQASIDQIFSHLERLEILSSKEPPNKRQNAKLRVDQLKYDVQHLQTALRNFQHRRYAREQQERQREELLSRTFTTNDSDTTIPMDSSLHFNSSLQKIHHGMDDLIGGGHSILDGLRAQRLTLKGTQKKILDIANMLGLSNTVMRLTEKRAFQDKYFMIGGMLLTCVVMFLVVQYLT; encoded by the exons ATGGAGCCGCTGTACCAGCAAACGCACAA GCAGGTCCACGAGATCCAGTCTCACATGGGACGCCTGGAGACAGCGgacaagcagtctctgcact TAGAAAACGAAATCCAAGCAAGCATTGACCAGATATTCAGCCATCTAGAACGTCTGGAGATTCTGTCCAGCAAGGAGCCCCCGAACAAAAGACAGAATGCCAAACT TCGTGTTGACCAGTTAAAGTATGATGTCCAGCACCTGCAGACTGCTCTCAGAAACTTCCAGCATCGGCGATACGCAAGGGAGCAGCAGGAGAGACAGCGAGAGGAACTTCTGTCTCGAACCTTCACCACTAAC GACTCTGACACGACCATCCCAATGGATAGCTCGCTGCATTTCAACTCCTCCCTCCAGAAAATTCACCATGGCATGGATGACCTCATCGGAGGCGGGCACAGTATTCTGGACGGACTGAGGGCCCAGAGACTGACCTTGAAG GGGACTCAGAAGAAGATCCTTGACATTGCCAACATGCTGGGCTTGTCCAACACCGTGATGCGGCTCACTGAGAAGCGGGCTTTCCAGGACAAGTACTTCATGATCGGTGGCATGCTTCTCACCTGTGTGGTCATGTTCCTCGTGGTGCAGTACCTGACATGA
- the GOSR2 gene encoding Golgi SNAP receptor complex member 2 isoform X3, translating into MEPLYQQTHKQVHEIQSHMGRLETADKQSLHLVENEIQASIDQIFSHLERLEILSSKEPPNKRQNAKLRVDQLKYDVQHLQTALRNFQHRRYAREQQERQREELLSRTFTTNGTQKKILDIANMLGLSNTVMRLTEKRAFQDKYFMIGGMLLTCVVMFLVVQYLT; encoded by the exons ATGGAGCCGCTGTACCAGCAAACGCACAA GCAGGTCCACGAGATCCAGTCTCACATGGGACGCCTGGAGACAGCGgacaagcagtctctgcact TAGTAGAAAACGAAATCCAAGCAAGCATTGACCAGATATTCAGCCATCTAGAACGTCTGGAGATTCTGTCCAGCAAGGAGCCCCCGAACAAAAGACAGAATGCCAAACT TCGTGTTGACCAGTTAAAGTATGATGTCCAGCACCTGCAGACTGCTCTCAGAAACTTCCAGCATCGGCGATACGCAAGGGAGCAGCAGGAGAGACAGCGAGAGGAACTTCTGTCTCGAACCTTCACCACTAAC GGGACTCAGAAGAAGATCCTTGACATTGCCAACATGCTGGGCTTGTCCAACACCGTGATGCGGCTCACTGAGAAGCGGGCTTTCCAGGACAAGTACTTCATGATCGGTGGCATGCTTCTCACCTGTGTGGTCATGTTCCTCGTGGTGCAGTACCTGACATGA
- the GOSR2 gene encoding Golgi SNAP receptor complex member 2 isoform X4, with the protein MEPLYQQTHKQVHEIQSHMGRLETADKQSLHLENEIQASIDQIFSHLERLEILSSKEPPNKRQNAKLRVDQLKYDVQHLQTALRNFQHRRYAREQQERQREELLSRTFTTNGTQKKILDIANMLGLSNTVMRLTEKRAFQDKYFMIGGMLLTCVVMFLVVQYLT; encoded by the exons ATGGAGCCGCTGTACCAGCAAACGCACAA GCAGGTCCACGAGATCCAGTCTCACATGGGACGCCTGGAGACAGCGgacaagcagtctctgcact TAGAAAACGAAATCCAAGCAAGCATTGACCAGATATTCAGCCATCTAGAACGTCTGGAGATTCTGTCCAGCAAGGAGCCCCCGAACAAAAGACAGAATGCCAAACT TCGTGTTGACCAGTTAAAGTATGATGTCCAGCACCTGCAGACTGCTCTCAGAAACTTCCAGCATCGGCGATACGCAAGGGAGCAGCAGGAGAGACAGCGAGAGGAACTTCTGTCTCGAACCTTCACCACTAAC GGGACTCAGAAGAAGATCCTTGACATTGCCAACATGCTGGGCTTGTCCAACACCGTGATGCGGCTCACTGAGAAGCGGGCTTTCCAGGACAAGTACTTCATGATCGGTGGCATGCTTCTCACCTGTGTGGTCATGTTCCTCGTGGTGCAGTACCTGACATGA